From a region of the Solanum stenotomum isolate F172 chromosome 2, ASM1918654v1, whole genome shotgun sequence genome:
- the LOC125857157 gene encoding WUSCHEL-related homeobox 4: MYMGSSSRSLSMKVHQFTRGFLEHEAASPSLTLGCKRLRPLAPKLNTTNNDTTTTIVTPPFDLKSFIRPESSNSPPKLAYNEDKKDSSQVESHPGGTRWNPTQEQIGILEMLYRGGMRTPNAQQIEQITAQLGKYGKIEGKNVFYWFQNHKARERQKQKRNSLGLSQSPRTPPPIVTSPLSFDTRGEVVRDEDSPYKRKCRGWTFEYMEEEQQQQDEEEIINCRENGDRTLQLFPLHPEGMR, encoded by the exons ATGTACATGGGATCATCATCAAGAAGCTTAAGCATGAAGGTGCATCAATTCACACGTGGATTCTTAGAGCATGAAGCTGCTTCTCCTTCACTTACACTTGGTTGCAAACGTTTAAGACCACTTGCTCCTAAGCTCAACACAACCAATAATGATACCACAACCACCATTGTTACTCCTCCTTTTGATCTTAAGAGTTTCATTAGGCCTGAAAGTAGCAATAGCCCTCCTAAACTTGCTTACAATGAAGACAAGAAAGATTCCTCTCAG GTGGAATCTCACCCAGGAGGAACAAGATGGAATCCAACACAAGAACAGATAGGGATACTGGAAATGTTGTATAGAGGTGGGATGCGCACACCCAACGCGCAACAAATAGAGCAAATCACAGCACAACTAGGGAAATATGGGaaaatagaagggaaaaatgtGTTCTACTGGTTTCAAAACCATAAAGCCCGTGAAAGACAAAAGCAGAAGAGGAATAGTCTTGGCCTTAGCCAAAGTCCAAGAACACCACCACCCATAGTCACTAGTCCTTTGTCATTTGACACTAGG GGAGAAGTAGTGAGGGATGAAGATAGTCCATACAAGAGAAAGTGTAGAGGATGGACATTTGAATACATGGaggaagaacaacaacaacaagatgaagaagaaattataaattgtaGAGAAAATGGTGATAGGACTCTTCAACTCTTCCCATTGCATCCAGAAGGCATGAGATGA